Proteins encoded within one genomic window of Geotalea daltonii FRC-32:
- a CDS encoding cytochrome c3 family protein, whose product MKKLLFICMLLLMSALYVQQATAQKQPHKEYAESKLSECASCHKAEGISPTHDGDWVRSHRTLASKAGNNCAQCHDQSYCLDCHKGGGINADLSVDNFGRDYVPKSHRSDFVNIHPIKAQDNPQTCYRCHDQKFCNACHDRFPKGSMRIKSHLMSGNTQSINSVAFGEHPAEARRNLQSCQACHPDGDVCIQCHSAKTSGTNPHPRNWRSISNNYKDKAGSKVCTKCHLPGTY is encoded by the coding sequence GTGAAGAAATTGTTGTTTATATGTATGCTTCTGCTGATGTCTGCTCTTTATGTGCAGCAGGCGACGGCTCAGAAGCAGCCCCACAAGGAATATGCCGAATCCAAGCTTTCCGAGTGTGCCAGCTGCCACAAGGCTGAAGGCATATCCCCCACCCATGATGGCGACTGGGTGCGCAGTCACCGGACCCTGGCAAGCAAGGCCGGCAACAATTGCGCCCAATGCCACGACCAGTCTTACTGTCTGGATTGCCATAAGGGTGGTGGAATAAACGCCGACCTGTCGGTGGACAATTTCGGCCGTGATTATGTGCCCAAAAGCCATCGCAGCGATTTTGTCAACATCCATCCAATCAAGGCACAGGATAATCCCCAGACATGCTACCGTTGCCATGACCAGAAATTCTGCAACGCCTGTCATGACCGCTTCCCTAAAGGAAGCATGCGCATCAAGTCGCACTTGATGTCAGGCAATACCCAGTCCATAAACAGCGTTGCTTTTGGTGAGCATCCTGCCGAGGCACGTCGTAACCTGCAGTCCTGCCAAGCCTGTCATCCGGATGGCGATGTCTGTATTCAATGCCACAGTGCGAAAACCAGTGGAACTAACCCCCATCCCCGCAACTGGAGAAGCATCAGCAATAACTACAAGGACAAAGCAGGAAGCAAAGTCTGTACTAAATGTCATCTGCCCGGAACCTATTGA